The Aedes albopictus strain Foshan chromosome 2, AalbF5, whole genome shotgun sequence region AAGGGATACTCACACAATCCAGAGGAAGATTCCCGACTAGAAAAGCATATCAAGGCTTATAAACACATTGTGTTttgatgttttaaaattttcctataacttattatgttataaactagatgcagcatGATGTAAAAATAacttaaattgtaacaaaatatACACCGGTCTAATCACAATTATAACCTATTTTATTATAATAAGATCAAAATTATATCGCAATATGTTATATactttagcttcaagaaaactagtttctatcatattttgatgaaATTGTGTAAAATTTTTATCCGAATGTCgaataatgaaaactaaattatttcacaattacTTGTTAAACATCATTTATAACTCAATATGCTACAATTCAGTTATAACATTTTTgaacaccaaagatgttaaacatgattacatCACAATGAAGTGATATCATGGTTagctataattatgttatatttttgttagaatcttctagtcgggttatCACAGAATCCTtagtaggattctttcagaatccagaAGATGCTCCCAGGTAGGAGGATGGTTACAGAATCTTGAAGAGGATTCTCACAAAAATTTGATGAGGATTCTCATGGAATCCAGAGGTGAATGCTTCAAGAATCCAGTGGAGatccccgactagaagattctaacaaaaatataacataattatatcaaaccATGTTATGAATAActtattgtgatataatcatgtttaacatcattaaTGTTATAACTCTATTCTATCATATTATGTTACAAATGttcttcaataactcattgtgaaacaaTTTAGTTCTGATTGTTTGACATTCAGAATAACATTcaacacaattgtatcaaaatatgatagaaactagttttcatgAAGCTAAAATTAATattatattgtgttataattttgttctgattataacaaaatacgtaattattttgattagactggTGTacattttgttacagttttagttattttaacattatcctgcatctagtttataacaaaataagttatagaaaaaattcatatcatcataacacaatgtgttataaatttgatatatttttatagttggggaattctccaagaatcttaAAGAGGATTTTCACAGCAACCTAAGAAGGATTCTCATAGCAACCTGAGGAGGACTCTCACAATAGCCTGAAGAAGATTCTCATAGAATTCTAAGGGGTATGCTTCCGTATTACTGAGTAGGATGATGATACCcgaaccttgaaaaaaaaatctcttctcGCAGAGAGGGATTCTCACAGCAAAAAGAAGGATTCTCGATTATTCcagaggaggattctcccagaatcttgaggAGGATgccttcagaatcctgagtagaaaTCTCACGGaaccctggaagggattctcgccGCATTATGAGGCAGAATCTCCCAGTATGCTGAAGTTTTCAGAGGCgtctcaaggcgtttcaaggggtgttATCGAGCTTCACAGGTGTACAAGCTAgcctcaggaggtttcagaggggcttAAGCGGGCTTCACAGATTTCTAAAGGGTTCTAGACAGTACGTCTCTACTAGGTTATTTACAGAAGAACTTCCAAGCTACGCCAATGATGATCCAGTATTTAAATATGTATACAAATCCCAATACTTATCAAAACTTTTTGAACCTAATACGCACTTATCCGTATTTaaacgattattttaaattttctctCCTCCAGACAAACGACATCTTCCTCCGCAAGCTGGCCGAAATGAACGTGACCGAACCGGTGTCGCAATTCGCTCCCCAAACATACGATGCGGTATGGGCGATCGCGTTGGCCCTCCGCGGCGCAGAACGAACGTGGACACAGGTAGCCCACCGGAACCGTACCCGGTTGGCCCATTACGACTACACGCGGTTCGACATTGCCCAGGAACTGCTCAGCCAGTTCGACAGTCTGAAGTTCAACGGGATCTCCGGACCGGTTTCGTTCGATGGAGCCGATCGCGTGGGAACCACTTCGTTCCATCAGATCCAAAGCGGACGGCTGCAGCTCATTGCGTTCTACTATCCGAAGAACAATTCGTTGGATTTCGGTTGCCCCAAGTGCGGTATGGTGGAGTGGGAATCCGGACAGGTACCGATCGCGAAACGCAGCTTGAGACTTCGAGTTGACACCATTTCACCGTTGGCGTTCTACATGGTGGTCGTGTTATCTGTGGTAGGAATTGGAATCTCGCTGTTGTTTCTTGGACTGAATCTACACTTCAGGAAACTCAAGTAAGAGGTATTTATTTACTGGAAACATGGTTCTAATGTTTGTCTTAATTCCAGAGCGATCAAACTGTCCAGCCCAAAGCTGAGCACGATCACCGTTACCGGGTGTATACTAGTCTACATGGCCACGATCCTACTGGGGCTCGATCACTCAACACTACCCTGGTCATCGGTGACCTTCTCGTCGATCTGCATGGCCAGAATCTACTTTCTATCGGCTGGTTTCTCGCTCGCATTCGGATCGATGTTTGCCAAGACATTTCGAGTCTATCGGCTGTTCACGCACAGCGCCGGGGGACTCTGTAAGGATAAGATCTTGAGGGATACTCAGTTGATCTCGGTGATCGGCGCATTGCTGCTGCTGGATGCCTGCGTTGTGTCGTTCTGGATGGCTGCGGATCCAATGGAGCGACACTTACATAATTTGTCACTGGAGATCAGTGCTACTGACAGGACCGTGGTTTTCTTGCCGCAAGTCGAGCTGTGTCGATCGAGGCATTACGAAAGTTGGCTGGGTACGTTGTACGCGTACAAAGGTCTCCTGTTGCTGGTGGGTGTCTACATGGCATGGCAGACTCGGAATGTGAAAATTCCAGCCTTAAACGATTCTCAGTACATCGGAATTTCGGTGTACAGTGTGGTGATCACCAGCGCTAGCGTTGTAGTCCTAGCCAATTTGTTGTACGAGAAAGTAACCTTGGCGTTCGTGATCACGGCAGGTTTCATTCTAGTCTCAACGACGGCAACGCTCTGCCTACTGTTTCTTCCGAAGCTGAAAGATATCTTCGATAAGGGCGAAGTGTACGATCCAGTTATCCACAGTATGGGACTCAAAGTGGAATGCAACACTCGGAGATTTGTACTAGATGATCGCAGAGAGCTGCAGTTCCGTGTGGAGGTTCAAAATCGAGTGTACAAGAAAGAGATCGAGATGCTAGACGCGGAAATCGTTCGGTTGGAAAAACTCCTCAACGAAAAGTCTTCCAGATCTTCGTCGCGATCATCTGACCCGAACGTAAAACCCCTGGAAATGTCGGACCCCAGTACGACCAGTGGATTGCCAATGCTGCTACTATCCGTGCTTCCCCCGATCATACCTCGTGCGAGTTGGCCTTCCGTCGACCCTATGCTATCACCAATGAAGCGAAACGTGACCTTCAGCTCTCAGCCGCGGATCGAACTGAGTCGCGATCGAATGGGCCTATCTGGATATCGATCTTCGAGTATAGAGGAAGGTGGAGGAGGTGTGCTAAACCGAATCTGGAACCTGTTTGGACCGCGAATGCGCAATACTACGTCCGTGTCAACGCTTGGAGGTTTGAACCTGGCCACTGTCATGCCTTCGAAACTCACGATCTTTGCGGAAGTGGACGCCGAAGATGAAGTGTCATCTATGAGTGATCGTCGACGATCGGATGTTTTTACGATTAATCAAACATCCGTCGAAGATCTACGCTTGACAGGGTCCGAACCGAAGGTGAACTTCATGCTGCCACCTGTAGTAGCGAATCGACGATCCTCGATCGTACCAACCCTTCGGGAGAGGATCAAAGGATCTCCCAGATTTCCCCACAGGGTTTGCCCGACCAGCAGCATGTCGGAATTGGTAGGGGACCGGGCGAAGATCGGGTTTCTAACGGTGAAGAGCTGCGAGGTTTTGCAACGTAACAATAACGATCCCAAATCGAAGTGGAAATCGATGGATTCTTTTTCGAAGAATGTCGAGCAGTGTTGAGTTTTGAGTGGTGACAATGTAGGACCAATAACCCGTATAAATATCGGTTAACATTAGTTGATAGATGGTTGCAACTGAGTGCTGTGTTTCATAGAAAGCAATAAAATAAAATCGAATCAATGGTAGTTTGTGTGAATGGAATTTATTAATCATAATAATCAAAGAAGAGTGGTTATTTCTTGTGCACATATCCGAACAAATTTTATTCCactttttatttaatttaaaaGATTAGGTTTCTTAATACAAAACTGGGCCAGTCTTGTTTTCAGTAGGTCAGTTCCATTTTCACTAATTTGTTTCACTTTCTGAAATTACACGTTGTTACGCCAGGCAGATGAACGGGCCAATTTATGCCTGTCTTGTTCGGATGTCCGTTTTGACAGCTTAATAGATAATTCAGGTGCATGATCCAGTTCAGCACCAGTTGGGATTTTAAAAAGCAAAGCGATAAGAGTTAGTGTTCACAAATCACATTTCTTGAGCCATGACGGGTATTTATAAATACACAAGCTTCTGTTCAGGGTTAGTTGAGGAATCAGTTGAAAAACGTGAATTAGTTTATGTTTTTGCTTTGAGATAACGCTAAATTTCCAAAaggattttttgtttttcgacTTCTATGACACATGCTGTTGACCTTTGGTCATTTAAGgattgttcaatttataaaacggacaagttTATAAGGCTAGTTCAAATTCTaccgttaggccgaatggtcatcaggacgaatttcaTCTCAGCAGTTATGGTATTGGCAACGAAACGGTTTCTAAATTTGTTTGACATTCCAATAATAGGAAGCGATCGGTAAAGTACAAGCTTGAAAGTAGTGAcctggattttagtatggtgagatgatccatTCTCAGTAGATTCATGTTGGCATATTGAACCGTGGACAACGACTCACGGCACATCAACTGATCCTAGTAGGCATGGCCAACCTCAGCCACCCGCGTCGTCGTCACTCGTATAGAAACGTCACAGTGTGAAGTCAGATTGCATTCCGgcagctcccgcttgctcgcaacAAATCTAAAGtgcacatttggcgatcctgccggGTTTAATTTCAAGAGAACCTATTGGTAGTAGATGTGGGCAAGCGGGGGCATTCAAAAATAGTACTGATTGTGtgtgttttttgacgtaggactacgtctctcttttctataccgggtgtcattctaaattttcagaaatcagccgcgttacgtttaaagtggagattttgagcgttaatagctcagccatttcttgttgaattttcaaaattttggcaccaatcgattgcaaatctttacaccaattatgtccaataataatatttgctgtttttcaataacaaactattgaaaaattgggaaaagtgaacccatgtttattccagccaatcacgatcgagcacattttggagcacattttggatgctcccgtcgaatataaaagctactgcttcttcgcatcttccctcatttgcctttgtcgtctcgaggtgaacgcatcgaacgagagctgcccactttcttcgtttgcgttttcgctcattgttctttgacggccgtgttggctcggcgtcggtggttgtcggcaagggtgctgttgcacattcgccttctaaccgtctaacgcggcagacgaaggaaagaatacgtttcatcgattgctcggcggtggtggcagaggcagcaaaatccacagaaagatcagcgacatacgaatttgcgagttgcgtcgctgtcctcggggctcggtcctttcgccgattgattggcggtggcgcattgatgatagcatcaggaacatccagggcaacaagcggcgggccaattttcgacggcgttcagcattcagcacggaggaatccaacacgcattgcgtggcatgataaattcatgtcattttttgtctaaaatctttcaatattcaatcggttcttttcaggaccatagaaaattattcatcaagagttgtgaatcagataattatttcattccatcatggatcggtaaaagtgtggtgcaaccgaaaagtgaaagattgaatgcttggtggccccgcaagaatgatgatgccggccactaatggttccatccggaatttatcaaccctatccgaaccatttttcgtgaaacatcgataaattataacgttgttcgagttaaaatgatcttaaccttacaatattttgattactttattcgttaaatgaaaattttctcatttctcggttgattaaccgtttcaagcgtctggtgcatgcggggcgggtcatgcaaataaaatatactgaaaagccagccgaatgggaggagcttcatctgctaatctagggcataaaagctgctccctctgatttctttcgtcattttcgttggatcagtcaagcagggtggatgtcacctccacacctgagcactacccatcggcgactctcggctatcgtgctgatagcgtcatgaatcttatccacggcagaaagcggcctaccaattttcggtggcatcctgcaggattagcacggagaaaaccaacacgcattgcgcaggcaaggcggtttcatgccattttcttcctgaaatcgttactttatcaaacggtccttatcaggatcaccaaaaaatgattcttcaatagttgtaaatcagataattttactccatcaatcgagaaaagtgtggttcacccgaaaaatgaatgattgaattccggccactaatggttccacccagaattcagcaacgtATTACCCTATCAggactattttccgtaaaacattgtttaactctaacaattttcgaattaaaatgatctgaatcatccaatattttgtttactttaacgcttaatgaattttttttccatttctgggttgattaatcgtttgaagcgtctgaagcaggcggggcgggccatgcaaatgaaatattctggaaagccagccgaatgggaggagctgcatctgctaatctaggggtataaaagctgttccctctgatttctttctggattccgccagactgaaaaaatgtcgaatgtcgggttaaagtcgggtcaatttttatcgaatgttgggccactgttggaccaacatcgatcaactattgggtctatgttaggtttggtggctaaaatcaaaataggtgaatgataggttgatgtcgggtttgacgtcatcaactatggtaaaagctttaaacctacaacaccacaaatttatgcttcctagctggggctcaattgaatgatgtgccttgactgaggctggagctgaaaattagtaaaagctcgagatcagtcttacccaaccaatcacaatcaagcatagttctgtgaggcgacacgacgaaacttatataagtggtgcacacactcatttcgatcatttcatcggcacacacagcagcggacggacagcaccgagcggcagcaagatcccaaaaaagatccgcttcaacggatgagcaagcgggtggcaccgccctctgtccaatgaagcctcgattcttttcggatccatcggcagtggaggcagtagcggaagcaacatccaaagaaaaatccgcctcggcaaacgaaaattcgattggcgtcacttttcgtttgccggggccccgattctttcatggattgccggcggcagcagcagcgagatcccaaaaaagatccgcttcaacggatgagcaagcgggtggcaccgccctctgtccaatgaagcctcgattcttttcggatccatcggcagtggaggcagtagcggaagcaacatccaaagaaaaatccgcctcggcaaacgaaaattcgattggcgtcacttttcgtttgccggggccccgattctttcatggattgtcggtggcagcagcagcaagatcccaaaaaagatccgcttcaacggatgagcaagcgggtggcaccgccctctgtccaatgaagcctcgattcttttcggatcaatcggtggtggcggcatgggtggcaatgaattataccaaaatggttcttttaagggccccaaagcttccgaaagagttatttggagcattattcaattatttctaaaaattcaactaattctaatttttatagtttagtttatcgataaagtttaatttttatactaaatatacaccgctgtatatttggtatttgaaattccaaatttactgtcaatgtcattccaatcgagtaggatacctgtcaaatgcgctttaaaggcattgctcggcagcatcatcgtcatgatacgggaatcatcattaccagcaacaatcgccagatttcgagtctttagcatatagtgattttactctgccgttatttttgctgaatagatacacgtttacttcatctgtgagccccaaattctttattatgcgttaaaaattagtcctacgtcaacattgcggttatgtctcagacattacacacccCTAGTTTTTTATTTTCATAAGTGAAGTAACATGTATCGTCTGACGATAATTTGGATGGAGTTTTTGCGTTgttcgcaagttttggttgttatGACAAAAAGTTCAATAAAACTGCTTTTATACAGTTCGCAAGCGTTGTGGCTAGAGGGTAGTCTATGTGCAAATGCGCAAATGACGCAAAGATTCATGTTGGCATATTGAACCGTGGACAACGACTCACGGCACATCAGCTGATCCTAGTAGGCATGGCCAACCTCAGCCACACGCGTCGTCGTCACTCGTATAGTAACGTCACAGTGAGAAGTCAGATTGCATTCCAgcagctcccgcttgctcgcaacAAATCTAAAGTGCACAAAATGGAGAATTGATAGCAGCttttaatctagtacttcactgattgcgtcctattgactACAATACTAAAATTGTACAATGGTTTTTACCGTTATCAACAATTACTGCCCAAAATTATTTCTACAGTTTTACCATAGACTGTGTTGGtttaacttgaaagaatagctcatatttaaaagaaggaaaagtttTACATTCGATTATTGGCAGATTCAGCACCGAAAACTAGTGTAAGCCTTCGTTACCAAAAAATTTTAACTAGGGAGATTCTTCCATTAATTCCTaccagagttgcactctgtcactatcaatatcaatggtaagcaaatcgctgattttgataagccgactgcgatccaagtcagcgtgcgctttattgagtcaccgtcacttaacttgttccatcagaactggatcagaaattcgtttaaaaacccaaatgaagatttaccaagatgataatttaatatgtggtacaaaataacaagttttgcatgttggtcacaaaaaagtttgtgttttggcgaaaaccactaaaatatcacatcagttgcaatctaggataggatgtgacaactgAAATTCGCCTGTCTTTTTATTTTTTCGTTACACTGAAAGCAGCTTTGTAGTGAAATTTACTACAATGGGGGTTACAATTAACAGACTCGCACCAACGTTTTTCAACCGAAGTGACTTCATGTTTATTATAAGAAGAAATGTAGTATTTTTTACTGTTCTTCTGAGTTTCTGTTAAGGTTGTTGTCTCTACTATTGAATATACCATTCATCAGTTAAATATACaacaatgtggagcggacctgttgTGATGGTTAGAagtcttgactatcatgccgaggacctgggatcgaatcccactcccgacaaacttgcaaaatgtgagttcttccttcggaagggaagtaaagtgtgggtcccgagatgaactagcctagggctaaaaatctcgttaatacagataaaaaaaatatatatatatacaacagaagttgtttattttgactaCTGAAGATTTACTGCAGCGTGGCAGTATGTTTGTAGTAATTTTACATTGTAATTTTGAACCAAcaagttttatttgaaataattttattttatatttaaaaTACAGAAAAGATACAAATATCTctaacataaataaaaaaaagcataAAGCGCTGGCACGATTGTCCGATGCTAGTAAAGGAACACTTGAAAAACATAATTAGCTAAGGTACGAGTTAGTTTGCAGAGGTTTGCAGCCGTTTTTGGGGTTCTTTCAAGGTTGTGCCGGGAATTTTTAGGAGCTGTTTTGTAGCAACAATCCTGAAAAGAACGCTACCTCTAGTAaacttatttatttcaaagactaATGTAAACTTACCGTGAGAGACTAGAAATCCTCTTGGTCAGCTCGGGAAATCATTAACATTATCAGCATCTGAAAGCGGCAGCAAAGCGGCAAAATCTGAATAGCATAAAGTTatatttttgtgaattttggtttttcagGTGGGCGGCGATTAATTACATTAAGTAACACTGTTTTGCACAATCGTTTTTGATTAAAAAAGtcgcaaaaagttattttttttcgtAGCCAAAACAAACAAGTATTTTTCTGTCAACAAACACCTGACTACATTAACAGTAAAATTAACCACAAATAACTTCGGTTATATTTCGTTGGTATAATATATTCAATACTACTACAAACATGGTAAAATCGAGAGTGTAACATCATTGAACCATGCATCACTATTATCTTTACCACGAGCATAGTAGTTTTTGCTATCAAATATGCTCATGCTATTAGGTATTTTGAAAACACTGCGTGGTTAATTTTCCCAGAGAATCACGATGAAAAATAGGTTCAAAACAACCATTTGTCAGTCAATTTCCCTAATTTTATGGTGCTTTTAACCAAATTTTATGCTTGTGAATTCAACAACACGTTTCTCGTTTAAAGTACAATGAAATTGATTTCAGTGTAGATTTCGTCGATGATGAAAATTCAGTGCTACCactttactttattccaaatcttTCAGACAATTTAAATTTAACGATTGCAAT contains the following coding sequences:
- the LOC109411764 gene encoding gamma-aminobutyric acid type B receptor subunit 2 produces the protein MLVRLAFILLWFLELLGAGMPSSWVSSSPSNFENFTRGPEFAAKRRILRSIDKSVLLVNETTKVLNRNTINTAFERTRPATGKKRLREVSILGLFELSTRHGVRKEGFSELAAAQLAVQHINRRGLLLGYTLKLLTNDTKCDPGVGIDRFFHALYTHQDKRIMMVLGSACSEVTESLAKVVPYWNIVQVSFGSTSPALSDRREFPLFYRTVAPDSSHNPARIAFIKHFAWDTVATFSENEEGHSLAVNDLVTDLELANITCAATISFAETDFKEQLKLLREKDIRVIIGSFSHEIAPKVFCEAYHLGMYGSEYAWILQDTHISFWWLEQNSACPLTILLKAVENVLLVSSYNSIVGMGTALSGLTNDIFLRKLAEMNVTEPVSQFAPQTYDAVWAIALALRGAERTWTQVAHRNRTRLAHYDYTRFDIAQELLSQFDSLKFNGISGPVSFDGADRVGTTSFHQIQSGRLQLIAFYYPKNNSLDFGCPKCGMVEWESGQVPIAKRSLRLRVDTISPLAFYMVVVLSVVGIGISLLFLGLNLHFRKLKAIKLSSPKLSTITVTGCILVYMATILLGLDHSTLPWSSVTFSSICMARIYFLSAGFSLAFGSMFAKTFRVYRLFTHSAGGLCKDKILRDTQLISVIGALLLLDACVVSFWMAADPMERHLHNLSLEISATDRTVVFLPQVELCRSRHYESWLGTLYAYKGLLLLVGVYMAWQTRNVKIPALNDSQYIGISVYSVVITSASVVVLANLLYEKVTLAFVITAGFILVSTTATLCLLFLPKLKDIFDKGEVYDPVIHSMGLKVECNTRRFVLDDRRELQFRVEVQNRVYKKEIEMLDAEIVRLEKLLNEKSSRSSSRSSDPNVKPLEMSDPSTTSGLPMLLLSVLPPIIPRASWPSVDPMLSPMKRNVTFSSQPRIELSRDRMGLSGYRSSSIEEGGGGVLNRIWNLFGPRMRNTTSVSTLGGLNLATVMPSKLTIFAEVDAEDEVSSMSDRRRSDVFTINQTSVEDLRLTGSEPKVNFMLPPVVANRRSSIVPTLRERIKGSPRFPHRVCPTSSMSELVGDRAKIGFLTVKSCEVLQRNNNDPKSKWKSMDSFSKNVEQC